A single Lolium perenne isolate Kyuss_39 chromosome 6, Kyuss_2.0, whole genome shotgun sequence DNA region contains:
- the LOC127307932 gene encoding urease accessory protein F: MEQDHSALKKMRVDDAADSVMAEVPAPAPATASSMNQQLFWSQWQLLDSILPTGGFAHSCGLEAAMQSRIVNNPEDLRLFLIQAMENVGSLLLPFVYCASKSPDAVAWVKLDQLLEATLTNEVGRKASTSQGSALLRVAASVFTEIQALQDLRKTFLGSTSVSFHHAPIFGLICGLVGFDCETTQRAYMFVTMRDVISAATRLNLIGPLAASVLQHQVAPDAERMVQKWRDRDVSEASQTAPLLDALQGCHAYMFSRLFCS, encoded by the coding sequence ATGGAACAAGACCACTCGGCTTTGAAGAAGATGAGAGTGGACGATGCAGCCGATTCTGTGATGGCTGAAGTACCTGCCCCTGCCCCTGCCACTGCATCAAGTATGAACCAGCAATTGTTCTGGAGCCAGTGGCAGCTTCTGGACTCCATCCTTCCCACCGGGGGTTTCGCACACTCCTGCGGCCTCGAAGCCGCTATGCAATCGCGCATAGTGAACAACCCAGAGGACCTGAGGTTATTTCTGATCCAGGCCATGGAGAACGTTGGCAGCCTACTGCTTCCGTTCGTGTACTGCGCCAGCAAGTCTCCTGACGCCGTGGCATGGGTCAAGCTAGATCAGCTGCTGGAAGCTACGTTGACGAACGAAGTCGGCAGGAAGGCGTCAACGTCGCAGGGCTCGGCCCTGTTGAGGGTGGCCGCGTCTGTCTTCACCGAAATTCAGGCGCTGCAAGACCTCCGGAAGACATTCCTCGGCTCCACGAGCGTGTCGTTTCACCATGCACCCATATTCGGGTTGATATGTGGGTTGGTTGGATTTGACTGTGAGACCACGCAGAGGGCTTACATGTTTGTGACGATGAGGGATGTGATCTCCGCGGCGACGAGGCTTAATCTGATCGGGCCGCTTGCTGCTTCGGTGCTGCAGCACCAGGTTGCTCCAGATGCTGAGAGGATGGTGCAGAAGTGGAGGGACCGTGATGTCTCAGAAGCTTCACAGACCGCGCCACTGCTTGACGCCTTGCAGGGCTGCCATGCTTACATGTTCTCTAGGCTGTTCTGTTCCTGA
- the LOC127307931 gene encoding 4-hydroxyphenylpyruvate dioxygenase: MPPTTTTATATGAAAAVPAVTPEHAPRRFPRVVRVNPRSDRFPVLAFHHVELWCADAASAAGRFAFALGAPLAARSDLSTGNSAHASLLLRSGALAFLFTAPYSPPPDEAASASASASATASIPSFSAPAARTFAAAHGLAVRAVGLRVADAAEAFRASVAGGARPAFAPADLTHGYTLAEVELYGDVVLRFISYPDNAEPNPPFLPGFEAVNTPGAVDYGLTRFDHVVGNVPEMAPVIAYMKGFLGFHEFAEFTAEDVGTTESGLNSVVLANNSENVLLPLNEPVHGTKRRSQIQTYLDYHGGPGVQHIALASTDVLRTLREMRARTPMGGFEFMAPPQAKYYEGVRRIAGDVLSEEQIKECQELGVLVDRDDQGVLLQIFTKPVGDRPTFFLEMIQRIGCMEKDEVGQEYQKGGCGGFGKGNFSELFKSIEDYEKTLEAKQSVVAQ; encoded by the exons ATGCCGCCCACTACCACCACTGCCACCGccaccggcgccgccgccgcagtCCCCGCCGTCACGCCAGAGCACGCGCCGCGACGCTTCCCCCGAGTCGTCCGCGTCAACCCGCGCAGCGACCGCTTCCCCGTGCTCGCCTTCCACCACGTCGAGCTCTGGTGCGCggacgccgcctccgccgccggccgCTTCGCCTTCGCGCTCGGCGCGCCGCTCGCCGCCCGCTCCGACCTCTCCACGGGCAACTCCGCGCACGCCTCCCTCCTGCTCCGCTCCGGCGCGCTCGCCTTCCTCTTCACCGCCCCCTACTCCCCGCCCCCGGACgaagccgcctccgcctccgcctccgcctccgccaccgcctccatccccTCCTTCTCCGCCCCCGCCGCGCGGACCTTCGCCGCCGCCCACGGCCTCGCGGTGCGCGCCGTCGGCCTCCGCGTCGCCGACGCCGCCGAGGCCTTCCGCGCCAGCGTCGCCGGCGGCGCGCGCCCGGCCTTCGCGCCCGCCGACCTCACCCACGGCTACACCCTCGCCGAGGTCGAGCTCTACGGCGACGTCGTGCTCCGCTTCATCAGCTACCCTGACAACGCCGAACCAAACCCCCCCTTCCTGCCGGGCTTCGAGGCCGTCAACACCCCGGGCGCCGTCGACTACGGGCTCACCCGGTTCGACCACGTGGTGGGCAACGTGCCCGAGATGGCCCCGGTCATCGCCTACATGaagggcttcctgggcttccacGAGTTCGCCGAGTTCACCGCCGAGGACGTCGGCACCACCGAGAGCGGGCTCAACTCCGTGGTGCTCGCCAACAACTCCGAGAACGTGCTGCTGCCGCTCAACGAGCCCGTGCACGGCACCAAGCGCCGCAGCCAGATACAGACCTACCTCGACTACCACGGCGGGCCCGGCGTGCAGCACATCGCGCTAGCCAGCACCGACGTGCTCAGGACGCTCAGGGAGATGCGCGCGCGCACGCCCATGGGCGGCTTCGAGTTCATGGCGCCGCCGCAGGCAAAATACTATGAAGGCGTGCGGCGCATCGCGGGGGATGTGCTCTCCGAGGAGCAGATCAAGGAATGCCAGGAGCTAGGGGTGCTCGTTGACAGGGATGACCAAGGGGTGCTGCTCCAAATCTTCACCAAGCCAGTGGGAGACAG GCCAACGTTTTTCCTGGAGATGATACAAAGAATCGGGTGCATGGAGAAGGACGAGGTCGGGCAAGAGTACCAGAAGGGTGGTTGCGGCGGGTTTGGCAAGGGCAACTTCTCCGAGCTGTTCAAGTCCATCGAAGATTATGAGAAGACCCTTGAAGCCAAGCAATCTGTTGTAGCTCAGTAA
- the LOC127307933 gene encoding protein JASON, with the protein MGCFLSCFRGRPASASGDGLQDPLVRASRLGDAFLDDRDDTAPKIEAGGNLKEDLGNGGGLHDELRREANYLKSCGAISETPPEILKVSNQIKADDSNECDATPNNAQDIKGIMVSEDKEYIEEFNCDGHSTLSHDKNPDEGADDVSGVEYKDNSSEGFNCDGHGELSHDQNTDEGADDVSAVESESVSLLQDKSSRQNITNQNLDSSDSPFPTPLVLRGDIQTPGTMFTAYQQNIKTGKRGRTGKQFIYPVLRPIENKLEWMELRDESSPMIASHPPKRRYLCEDSTEKPQQALPSLVSTDTELPESAPFSFHAKSKGQAEEVTSPEEHKNQNGSHQILDGGIGELLKISSSYNEKHGVASLSSWLKTSSAEDSESHSGIGGDFGKLPGFGRIGDITEVPIFVASGLNWNDDNPTPMLPKAVWDGNGIPNTTTKYKEDQKVNWHATPFEERLMKVLSDEKPKHERKISGKLIHVEEDTMESLATASS; encoded by the exons ATGGGCTGCTTCCTCTCCTGCTTCCGCGGCCGCCCCGCCAGCGCGTCCGGCGACGGCCTCCAG GACCCGCTCGTGCGCGCGAGCAGGCTCGGGGACGCCTTCCTGGACGACCGCGACGACACAGCACCAA aaattgaaGCGGGCGGGAACCTGAAGGAGGATTTGGGGAATGGCGGAGGGCTCCACGACGAACTCAGGCGAGAG GCAAATTATCTCAAATCATGTGGCGCAATATCAGAAACCCCTCCAGAAATTCTGAAAgtatcaaatcaaatcaaagcagaTGATAGTAATGAG TGCGATGCCACGCCCAATAATGCACAGGATATTAAAGGGATAATGGTATCTGAAGATAAAGAATATATTGAAGA GTTCAATTGTGATGGGCATAGTACATTGAGTCATGACAAGAACCCTGATGAAGGTGCTGATGATGTTAGTGGGGTTGAATATAAAGATAACTCATCTGAAGG GTTCAACTGTGATGGGCATGGTGAATTGAGTCATGACCAGAACACTGATGAAGGTGCTGATGATGTTAGCGCGGTTGAATCAGAGTCTGTATCATTGTTACAGGACAAGTCTTCACGCCAGAACATCACCAACCAGAACCTTGATTCTAGCGACTCGCCTTTCCCTACTCCTTTGGTTCTCAGAGGTGACATTCAGACTCCTGGAACAATGTTTACAGCATACCAGCAGAATATTAAGACTGGAAAGCGTGGGAGGACCGGCAAACAGTTCATCTACCCTGTTCTCAGACCTATCGAGAACAAACTAGAATGGATGGAACTGAGAGATGAGTCTTCACCTATGATTGCATCCCATCCTCCGAAGAGAAGGTACTTGTGTGAAGATTCTACTGAGAAACCTCAGCAAGCTTTACCAAGCTTGGTGAGCACAGACACGGAGCTACCAGAATCTGCACCGTTTTCATTCCATGCCAAAAGTAAAGGGCAGGCTGAAGAGGTGACATCTCCAGAGGAACACAAGAACCAGAATGGCAGCCATCAGATTCTGGATGGTGGCATTGGAGAGCTCCTGAAAATTAGTAGTTCATACAATGAGAAGCATGGCGTGGCTAGTCTGTCCTCTTGGCTCAAGACTTCATCTGCAGAAGATAGTGAGAGCCATAGTGGAATCGGTGGCGACTTCGGAAAGCTGCCAGGCTTCGGGAGGATCGGCGATATCACTGAGGTGCCGATCTTTGTGGCTTCTGGGCTGAACTGGAACGATGACAATCCTACTCCCATGTTGCCCAAGGCGGTGTGGGATGGGAATGGGATCCCAAACACAACCACCAAATACAAGGAG GACCAGAAAGTGAATTGGCATGCCACACCGTTTGAGGAAAGGCTGATGAAAGTTCTGTCCGATGAGAAACCAAAGCATGAAAG GAAAATCAGTGGCAAGCTGATCCACGTCGAGGAAGACACAATGGAGAGCCTTGCAACTGCTTCCTCGTGA
- the LOC127310465 gene encoding uncharacterized protein, whose translation MEINQHFEHLVRDPARRTRVYYLKAEGIAAFKVTVTLRARIVEKWIWGVKRDFLDAATTKCVGLDCEFTDPRKASEEQRAAVLQLSVASETMVFQIIHADIKVPQVLKDFLEDGNIRFCGDAIGNGVKKLTLDGIHIISAYDLQKVVLNPITKPTPSLYDLANHAIGTNLEQKKKYNHKKKMDVAAQEKRR comes from the exons ATGGAAATTAATCAACATTTTG AGCACCTCGTGCGCGACCCGGCTCGTCGGACACGGGTGTACTACCTGAAGGCCGAAGGGATAGCGGCATTCAAGGTCACGGTCACGCTCCGTGCAAGAATAGTGGAGAAGTGGATCTGGGGCGTGAAGAGAGACTTTCTCGATGCCGCAACGACCAAGTGTGTCGGGTTGGACTGCGAGTTCACCGACCCTCGCAAGGCCAGTGAGGAGCAGCGCGCCGCCGTCCTTCAACTCTCGGTGGCATCTGAGACGATGGTGTTCCAGATTATTCATGCCGATATAAAAGTGCCACAAGTGCTCAAGGATTTCTTGGAGGATGGGAACATCAGATTCTGCGGCGACGCTATCGGCAATGGTGTGAAAAAGCTAACACTTGACGGTATTCACATCATTTCTGCGTACGACCTCCAGAAGGTAGTCCTGAACCCCATCACCAAGCCCACTCCAAGTCTATATGATTTGGCAAACCATGCCATTGGGACAAACCTTGAGCAGAAGAAGAAGTACAACCACAAGAAGAAGATGGACGTCGCCGCGCAAGAAAAGAGAAGATGA